In Macaca nemestrina isolate mMacNem1 chromosome 11, mMacNem.hap1, whole genome shotgun sequence, a single window of DNA contains:
- the LOC105483181 gene encoding heterogeneous nuclear ribonucleoprotein A3 isoform X2 — translation MEVKPPPGRPQPDSGRRRRRRGEEGHDPKEPEQLRKLFIGGLSFETTDDSLREHFEKWGTLTDCVVMRDPQTKRSRGFGFVTYSCVEEVDAAMCARPHKVDGRVVEPKRAVSREDSVKPGAHLTVKKIFVGGIKEDTEEYNLRDYFEKYGKIETIEVMEDRQSGKKRGFAFVTFDDHDTVDKIVVQKYHTINGHNCEVKKALSKQEMQSAGSQRGRGGGSGNFMGRGGNFGGGGGNFGRGGNFGGRGGYGGGGGGSRGSYGGGDGGYNGFGGDGGNYGGGPGYSSRGGYGGGGPGYGSQGGGYGGGGGGYDGYNEGGNFGGNYGGGGNYNDFGNYSGQQQSNYGPMKGGSFGGRSSGSPYGGGYGSGGGSGGYGSRRF, via the exons ATGGAGGTAAAACCGCCGCCCGGTCGCCCCCAGCCCGACTCCGGCCGTCGCCGTCGCCGCCGGGGGGAGGAG GGCCATGATCCAAAGGAACCAGAGCAGTTGAGAAAACTGTTTATTGGTGGTCTGAGCTTTGAAACTACAGATGATAGTTTAAGAGAACATTTTGAGAAATGGGGCACACTCACAGATTGTGTG gTAATGAGAGACCCCCAAACAAAACGTTCCAGGGGCTTTGGTTTTGTGACTTATTCTTGTGTTGAAGAGGTGGATGCAGCAATGTGTGCTCGACCACACAAGGTTGATGGGCGTGTAGTGGAACCAAAGAGAGCTGTTTCTAGAGag GATTCTGTAAAGCCTGGTGCCCATCTAACAGTGAAGAAAATTTTTGTTGGTGGTATTAAAGAAGATACAGAAGAATATAATTTGAGAGACTACTTTGAAAAGTATGGCAAAATTGAAACCATAGAAGTTATGGAAGACAGGCAGAGTGGAAAAAAGAGAGGATTTGCTTTTGTAACTTTTGATGATCATGATACAGTTGATAAAATTGTTG ttcagAAATACCACACTATTAATGGGCATAATTGTGAAGTGAAAAAGGCCCTTTCTAAACAAGAGATGCAGTCTGCTGGATCACAGAGAG GTCGTGGAGGTGGATCTGGCAATTTTATGGGTCGTGGAGGAAACTTTGGAGGTGGTGGAGGTAATTTTGGCCGTGGTGGAAACTTTGGTGGAAGAG GAGGctatggtggtggaggtggtggtagCAGAGGTAGTTATGGAGGAGGTGATGGTGGATATAATGGATTTGGAGGTGATG gtggcAACTATGGCGGTGGTCCTGGTTATAGTAGTAGAGGGGGATATGGTGGTGGTGGACCAGGATATGGAAGCCAAGGTGGTGGATATGGTGGCGGTGGTGGAGGATATGATGGTTACAATGAAGGAGGAAATTTTGGCG GTAACTATGGTGGTGGTGGGAACTATAATGATTTTGGAAATTATAGTGGACAACAGCAGTCAAATTATGGACCCATGAAAGGGGGCAGTTTTGGTGGAAGAAGCTCGGGCAGTCCCTATGGTG GTGGTTATGGATCTGGTGGTGGAAGTGGTGGATATGGTAGCAGAAGGTTCTAA
- the LOC105483181 gene encoding heterogeneous nuclear ribonucleoprotein A3 isoform X3, with product MEGHDPKEPEQLRKLFIGGLSFETTDDSLREHFEKWGTLTDCVVMRDPQTKRSRGFGFVTYSCVEEVDAAMCARPHKVDGRVVEPKRAVSREDSVKPGAHLTVKKIFVGGIKEDTEEYNLRDYFEKYGKIETIEVMEDRQSGKKRGFAFVTFDDHDTVDKIVVQKYHTINGHNCEVKKALSKQEMQSAGSQRGRGGGSGNFMGRGGNFGGGGGNFGRGGNFGGRGGYGGGGGGSRGSYGGGDGGYNGFGGDGGNYGGGPGYSSRGGYGGGGPGYGSQGGGYGGGGGGYDGYNEGGNFGGNYGGGGNYNDFGNYSGQQQSNYGPMKGGSFGGRSSGSPYGGGYGSGGGSGGYGSRRF from the exons ATGGAG GGCCATGATCCAAAGGAACCAGAGCAGTTGAGAAAACTGTTTATTGGTGGTCTGAGCTTTGAAACTACAGATGATAGTTTAAGAGAACATTTTGAGAAATGGGGCACACTCACAGATTGTGTG gTAATGAGAGACCCCCAAACAAAACGTTCCAGGGGCTTTGGTTTTGTGACTTATTCTTGTGTTGAAGAGGTGGATGCAGCAATGTGTGCTCGACCACACAAGGTTGATGGGCGTGTAGTGGAACCAAAGAGAGCTGTTTCTAGAGag GATTCTGTAAAGCCTGGTGCCCATCTAACAGTGAAGAAAATTTTTGTTGGTGGTATTAAAGAAGATACAGAAGAATATAATTTGAGAGACTACTTTGAAAAGTATGGCAAAATTGAAACCATAGAAGTTATGGAAGACAGGCAGAGTGGAAAAAAGAGAGGATTTGCTTTTGTAACTTTTGATGATCATGATACAGTTGATAAAATTGTTG ttcagAAATACCACACTATTAATGGGCATAATTGTGAAGTGAAAAAGGCCCTTTCTAAACAAGAGATGCAGTCTGCTGGATCACAGAGAG GTCGTGGAGGTGGATCTGGCAATTTTATGGGTCGTGGAGGAAACTTTGGAGGTGGTGGAGGTAATTTTGGCCGTGGTGGAAACTTTGGTGGAAGAG GAGGctatggtggtggaggtggtggtagCAGAGGTAGTTATGGAGGAGGTGATGGTGGATATAATGGATTTGGAGGTGATG gtggcAACTATGGCGGTGGTCCTGGTTATAGTAGTAGAGGGGGATATGGTGGTGGTGGACCAGGATATGGAAGCCAAGGTGGTGGATATGGTGGCGGTGGTGGAGGATATGATGGTTACAATGAAGGAGGAAATTTTGGCG GTAACTATGGTGGTGGTGGGAACTATAATGATTTTGGAAATTATAGTGGACAACAGCAGTCAAATTATGGACCCATGAAAGGGGGCAGTTTTGGTGGAAGAAGCTCGGGCAGTCCCTATGGTG GTGGTTATGGATCTGGTGGTGGAAGTGGTGGATATGGTAGCAGAAGGTTCTAA
- the LOC105483181 gene encoding heterogeneous nuclear ribonucleoprotein A3 isoform X1 — MAHWPAMAAASLCRREREPGIGEKRAEAARQKMPQMASKHEKGHDPKEPEQLRKLFIGGLSFETTDDSLREHFEKWGTLTDCVVMRDPQTKRSRGFGFVTYSCVEEVDAAMCARPHKVDGRVVEPKRAVSREDSVKPGAHLTVKKIFVGGIKEDTEEYNLRDYFEKYGKIETIEVMEDRQSGKKRGFAFVTFDDHDTVDKIVVQKYHTINGHNCEVKKALSKQEMQSAGSQRGRGGGSGNFMGRGGNFGGGGGNFGRGGNFGGRGGYGGGGGGSRGSYGGGDGGYNGFGGDGGNYGGGPGYSSRGGYGGGGPGYGSQGGGYGGGGGGYDGYNEGGNFGGNYGGGGNYNDFGNYSGQQQSNYGPMKGGSFGGRSSGSPYGGGYGSGGGSGGYGSRRF, encoded by the exons ATGGCGCATTGGCCCGCAATGGCCGCCGCCTCGCTCTGCCGCCGGGAAAGAGAGCCTGGGATTGGAGAGAAGAGGGCGGAGGCGGCCCGGCAGAAAATGCCGCAAATGGCCTCGAAGCACGAGAAG GGCCATGATCCAAAGGAACCAGAGCAGTTGAGAAAACTGTTTATTGGTGGTCTGAGCTTTGAAACTACAGATGATAGTTTAAGAGAACATTTTGAGAAATGGGGCACACTCACAGATTGTGTG gTAATGAGAGACCCCCAAACAAAACGTTCCAGGGGCTTTGGTTTTGTGACTTATTCTTGTGTTGAAGAGGTGGATGCAGCAATGTGTGCTCGACCACACAAGGTTGATGGGCGTGTAGTGGAACCAAAGAGAGCTGTTTCTAGAGag GATTCTGTAAAGCCTGGTGCCCATCTAACAGTGAAGAAAATTTTTGTTGGTGGTATTAAAGAAGATACAGAAGAATATAATTTGAGAGACTACTTTGAAAAGTATGGCAAAATTGAAACCATAGAAGTTATGGAAGACAGGCAGAGTGGAAAAAAGAGAGGATTTGCTTTTGTAACTTTTGATGATCATGATACAGTTGATAAAATTGTTG ttcagAAATACCACACTATTAATGGGCATAATTGTGAAGTGAAAAAGGCCCTTTCTAAACAAGAGATGCAGTCTGCTGGATCACAGAGAG GTCGTGGAGGTGGATCTGGCAATTTTATGGGTCGTGGAGGAAACTTTGGAGGTGGTGGAGGTAATTTTGGCCGTGGTGGAAACTTTGGTGGAAGAG GAGGctatggtggtggaggtggtggtagCAGAGGTAGTTATGGAGGAGGTGATGGTGGATATAATGGATTTGGAGGTGATG gtggcAACTATGGCGGTGGTCCTGGTTATAGTAGTAGAGGGGGATATGGTGGTGGTGGACCAGGATATGGAAGCCAAGGTGGTGGATATGGTGGCGGTGGTGGAGGATATGATGGTTACAATGAAGGAGGAAATTTTGGCG GTAACTATGGTGGTGGTGGGAACTATAATGATTTTGGAAATTATAGTGGACAACAGCAGTCAAATTATGGACCCATGAAAGGGGGCAGTTTTGGTGGAAGAAGCTCGGGCAGTCCCTATGGTG GTGGTTATGGATCTGGTGGTGGAAGTGGTGGATATGGTAGCAGAAGGTTCTAA
- the LOC105483176 gene encoding nuclear factor erythroid 2-related factor 2 isoform X1, translating to MDLIDILWRQDIDLGVSREVFDFSQRRKEYELEKQKKLEKERQEQLQKEQEKAFFAQLQLDEETGEFLPIQPAQHIQSETSGSANYSQVAHIPKSDALYFDDCMQLLAQTFPFVDDNEVSSATFQSLVPDIPGHIESPVFIATNQAQSPETSVAQVAPVDLDGMQQDIEQVWEELLSIPELQCLNIENDKLVETTMVPSPEAKLTEVDNYHFYSSISSMEKEVGNCSPHFLNAFEDSFSSILSTEDPNQLTVNSLNSDATVNTDFGDEFYSAFIAEPSISNSMPSPATLSHSLSELLNGPIDVSDLSLCKAFNQNHPESTTEFNDSDSGISLNTSPSVASPEHSVESSSYGDTLLGLSDSEVEELDSAPGSVKQNGPKTQPVHSSGDTVQPLSPSQGQSTPVHDAQCENTPEKELPVSPGHGKTPFTKDKHSSRLEAHLTRDELRAKALHIPFPVEKIINLPVVDFNEMMSKEQFNEAQLALIRDIRRRGKNKVAAQNCRKRKLENIVELEQDLDHLKDEKEKLLKEKGENDKSLHLLKKQLSTLYLEVFSMLRDEDGKPYSPSEYSLQQTRDGNVFLVPKSKKPDVKKT from the exons ATGGATTTGATTGATATACTTTGGAGGCAAGATATCGATCTTGGAGTAAGTCGAGAAGTATTTGACTTCAGTCAGCGACGGAAAGAGTATGagctggaaaaacagaaaaaacttgAAAAGGAAAGACAAGAACAACTCcaaaaggagcaagagaaagCCTTTTTCGCTCAGTTACAACTAGATGAAGAGACAGGTGAATTTCTCCCAATTCAGCCAGCCCAGCACATCCAGTCAGAAACCAGTGGATCTGCCAACTACTCCCAG GTTGCCCACATTCCCAAATCAGATGCTTTGTACTTTGATGACTGCATGCAGCTTTTGGCGCAGACATTCCCGTTTGTAGATGACAATGAG GTTTCTTCGGCTACGTTTCAGTCACTTGTTCCTGATATTCCCGGCCACATCGAGAGCCCAGTCTTCATTGCTACTAATCAGGCTCAGTCGCCTGAAACTTCTGTTGCTCAGGTAGCCCCTGTTGATTTAGACGGTATGCAACAGGACATTGAGCAAGTTTGGGAGGAGCTATtatccattcctgagttacaG TGTCTTAATATTGAAAATGACAAGCTGGTTGAGACTACCATGGTTCCAAGTCCAGAAGCCAAACTGACAGAAGTTGACAATTATCATTTTTACTCATCTATATCCTCAATGGAAAAAGAAGTAGGTAACTGTagtccacattttcttaatgcttttGAGGATTCCTTCAGCAGCATCCTCTCCACAGAAGACCCCAACCAGTTGACAGTGAACTCATTAAATTCAGATGCCACAGTCAACACAGATTTTGGTGATGAATTTTATTCTGCTTTCATAGCTGAGCCCAGTATCAGCAACAGCATGCCCTCACCTGCTACTTTAAGCCATTCACTCTCTGAACTTCTAAATGGGCCCATTGATGTTTCTGATCTATCACTTTGCAAAGCTTTTAACCAAAACCACCCTGAAAGCACAACAGAATTCAATGATTCTGACTCTGGCATTTCACTGAACACAAGTCCCAGTGTGGCATCACCAGAACACTCAGTGGAATCTTCCAGCTATGGAGACACACTACTTGGCCTCAGTGATTCTGAAGTGGAAGAGCTAGATAGTGCCCCTGGAAGTGTCAAACAGAATGGTCCTAAAACACAACCAGTACATTCTTCTGGGGATACGGTACAACCCTTGTCACCATCTCAGGGGCAGAGCACTCCCGTGCATGATGCCCAATGTGAGAACACACCAGAGAAAGAATTGCCTGTAAGTCCTGGTCATGGAAAAACCCCATTCACAAAAGACAAACATTCAAGCCGCTTGGAGGCTCATCTCACAAGAGATGAACTTAGGGCAAAAGCTCTCCATATCCCATTCCCCGTAGAAAAAATCATTAACCTCCCTGTTGTTGACTTCAACGAAATGATGTCCAAAGAGCAGTTCAATGAAGCTCAACTTGCATTAATTCGAGATATACGTAGGAGGGGTAAGAATAAAGTGGCTGCTCAGaattgtagaaaaagaaaactggaaaatatagTAGAACTAGAGCAAGATTTAGAtcatttgaaagatgaaaaagaaaaattgctcaaagaaaaaggagaaaatgacaaAAGCCTTCACCTGCTGAAAAAACAACTCAGCACCTTATATCTCGAAGTTTTCAGCATGCTACGTGATGAAGATGGAAAACCTTATTCTCCTAGTGAATACTCCCTGCAGCAAACAAGAGATGGCAACGTTTTCCTTGTTCCCAAAAGTAAGAAGCCAGATGTTAAGAAAACCTAG
- the LOC105483176 gene encoding nuclear factor erythroid 2-related factor 2 isoform X2 translates to MMELELPPPGLPSQQDMDLIDILWRQDIDLGVSREVFDFSQRRKEYELEKQKKLEKERQEQLQKEQEKAFFAQLQLDEETGEFLPIQPAQHIQSETSGSANYSQVAHIPKSDALYFDDCMQLLAQTFPFVDDNEVSSATFQSLVPDIPGHIESPVFIATNQAQSPETSVAQVAPVDLDGMQQDIEQVWEELLSIPELQCLNIENDKLVETTMVPSPEAKLTEVDNYHFYSSISSMEKEVGNCSPHFLNAFEDSFSSILSTEDPNQLTVNSLNSDATVNTDFGDEFYSAFIAEPSISNSMPSPATLSHSLSELLNGPIDVSDLSLCKAFNQNHPESTTEFNDSDSGISLNTSPSVASPEHSVESSSYGDTLLGLSDSEVEELDSAPGSVKQNGPKTQPVHSSGDTVQPLSPSQGQSTPVHDAQCENTPEKELPVSPGHGKTPFTKDKHSSRLEAHLTRDELRAKALHIPFPVEKIINLPVVDFNEMMSKEQFNEAQLALIRDIRRRGKNKVAAQNCRKRKLENIVELEQDLDHLKDEKEKLLKEKGENDKSLHLLKKQLSTLYLEVFSMLRDEDGKPYSPSEYSLQQTRDGNVFLVPKSKKPDVKKT, encoded by the exons GACATGGATTTGATTGATATACTTTGGAGGCAAGATATCGATCTTGGAGTAAGTCGAGAAGTATTTGACTTCAGTCAGCGACGGAAAGAGTATGagctggaaaaacagaaaaaacttgAAAAGGAAAGACAAGAACAACTCcaaaaggagcaagagaaagCCTTTTTCGCTCAGTTACAACTAGATGAAGAGACAGGTGAATTTCTCCCAATTCAGCCAGCCCAGCACATCCAGTCAGAAACCAGTGGATCTGCCAACTACTCCCAG GTTGCCCACATTCCCAAATCAGATGCTTTGTACTTTGATGACTGCATGCAGCTTTTGGCGCAGACATTCCCGTTTGTAGATGACAATGAG GTTTCTTCGGCTACGTTTCAGTCACTTGTTCCTGATATTCCCGGCCACATCGAGAGCCCAGTCTTCATTGCTACTAATCAGGCTCAGTCGCCTGAAACTTCTGTTGCTCAGGTAGCCCCTGTTGATTTAGACGGTATGCAACAGGACATTGAGCAAGTTTGGGAGGAGCTATtatccattcctgagttacaG TGTCTTAATATTGAAAATGACAAGCTGGTTGAGACTACCATGGTTCCAAGTCCAGAAGCCAAACTGACAGAAGTTGACAATTATCATTTTTACTCATCTATATCCTCAATGGAAAAAGAAGTAGGTAACTGTagtccacattttcttaatgcttttGAGGATTCCTTCAGCAGCATCCTCTCCACAGAAGACCCCAACCAGTTGACAGTGAACTCATTAAATTCAGATGCCACAGTCAACACAGATTTTGGTGATGAATTTTATTCTGCTTTCATAGCTGAGCCCAGTATCAGCAACAGCATGCCCTCACCTGCTACTTTAAGCCATTCACTCTCTGAACTTCTAAATGGGCCCATTGATGTTTCTGATCTATCACTTTGCAAAGCTTTTAACCAAAACCACCCTGAAAGCACAACAGAATTCAATGATTCTGACTCTGGCATTTCACTGAACACAAGTCCCAGTGTGGCATCACCAGAACACTCAGTGGAATCTTCCAGCTATGGAGACACACTACTTGGCCTCAGTGATTCTGAAGTGGAAGAGCTAGATAGTGCCCCTGGAAGTGTCAAACAGAATGGTCCTAAAACACAACCAGTACATTCTTCTGGGGATACGGTACAACCCTTGTCACCATCTCAGGGGCAGAGCACTCCCGTGCATGATGCCCAATGTGAGAACACACCAGAGAAAGAATTGCCTGTAAGTCCTGGTCATGGAAAAACCCCATTCACAAAAGACAAACATTCAAGCCGCTTGGAGGCTCATCTCACAAGAGATGAACTTAGGGCAAAAGCTCTCCATATCCCATTCCCCGTAGAAAAAATCATTAACCTCCCTGTTGTTGACTTCAACGAAATGATGTCCAAAGAGCAGTTCAATGAAGCTCAACTTGCATTAATTCGAGATATACGTAGGAGGGGTAAGAATAAAGTGGCTGCTCAGaattgtagaaaaagaaaactggaaaatatagTAGAACTAGAGCAAGATTTAGAtcatttgaaagatgaaaaagaaaaattgctcaaagaaaaaggagaaaatgacaaAAGCCTTCACCTGCTGAAAAAACAACTCAGCACCTTATATCTCGAAGTTTTCAGCATGCTACGTGATGAAGATGGAAAACCTTATTCTCCTAGTGAATACTCCCTGCAGCAAACAAGAGATGGCAACGTTTTCCTTGTTCCCAAAAGTAAGAAGCCAGATGTTAAGAAAACCTAG